The following is a genomic window from Malus sylvestris chromosome 7, drMalSylv7.2, whole genome shotgun sequence.
CCCAGCTATAAGAGCCCACCTGAGCTATATACAAGTCTAGTTAGAACTCTGCAGAACACTTATATATTTTCCACTAGTTAAGACCAAAATAAGAGAACGATCAATGTATGATTCTTGCACAATCATTTGTGGATAAGTATATGATTCTTGCACTTGCACATTGTAATAGTACGAGAATTATATATTCATGGTTCTTAATCTCTATGTTCATGTCACTgctctaaaaatccccgcctaaaCCCCGTTTAAGCGCTAGGCAGCTGACCACCACCCCGATTAATGCttaggtgtttgaaaattaagaaatggcacCTAGACTTGTTAAGGCGCCCGCCTAGCCTGCCCAAACCTGTTTAGGCACCCacctaggttgcgactcacttagacaaaaaataaataacttcattttgcattttattgttttcaataaattgtaagagacttgttgaatacttaaatgaacacatattatatgtttgtttcccatgctttcattatgttccaatacttgataatatatatgtcattctattgtGTAGTTTTTGATGTAATTATATACATTTTAAGGATAAAGAGACATTTgtttacatgaaatataatatatttacttaAATATGTCTAGTCCGCCAAGGCGCTAGACCCCATCCCGCCACCCGATtagcgcctagcgtcttttaaaaccttgcttCATGTAAAATGGTCCAAAGGTACTTATGTCCCCTTTATTGGAAGAAACTCAAAGTTTGAATATTCTCTCTCCAATAAAATAAGAAGTTacacaaaaatattttgaaattgcTATTAAAACCATTGCTTTCAGTGTTCTTTCGAGCGATATAAGTATACATGGATTCTCTGAAGGATAGGGGAGAGCCAACTTAGGCTTGGAGGGGCACGTGCCTCTTCTGACCTGCGGTTATTTTCCACTCTCTTAGTTAAATTGGTGGTCGCGTAGTCAATCAACCATGTTAGTCCTCTCTAACTCTAGGATGGAGAGAGATCATCCCCTAACCAAGGTTTCTCCCTCCACCCAAAGTTCTTCTGCAAAATCTGCGAAAGAGTAGGGTTCTAACTTCTAAAGCATTTTCCTTAGCATTATGGATATAAGAGAACGAATTTTTACCTTTTATCAACTAGAAAGTATGTTCGAACTGATGACCTCTTAATATTGATGAAAAAGTCACTAGACGAATAAAACTATTAAATGGTGAAAAAAAACATTGAACTAggaattttttttcctcctctttcCATTCCCTCATCTCacattctttattttgtctttctttttctataaaaaatttttaatataaaatattgacgtaactTACCCATAAATATTCAAATAGAAGGGGATGAAAGAGGAGGAAAAAACAAGATGGGAGATAATCATACTCCAAAAACATTAACAATGGTGGGGTGGTTGCGGTGGAAGTACTTTGGTTTTAAAAACTCTTTGCCATTATCACCAAACCATGGGACATAACTTTTGCCAAAAATACTTAAATAACAATCGCAATCACATGATCAAGAACTATAGTGACCGCATTTCAACAACTAAAATGATCTGcttctcatatatttttttgcctaaaaaggaaaaataaaccCAGACTTCATAAAGGTGAAACTGAGAAAGAAGATAATTTGGCACATTCGTAATTACCTGTCTCCGACGAGCTTATACATTCTGCAAATGAGATCTTCTTCTTGTTCAGTCATGTTTATGAACTCCCACTCAATACTGCTCACCTCTGCAAATTACATGCAACAAACAGATACAGAGACTTTATATATTGGAAATAACCAATAATGTATGAAAAACAATGGTGTATCatgttaaaaaaataagtggaaaagATCAAAGAAATTAAGCCTAACTTTgcttcttttttactttttctttttttaaaaaagaaagaaaatgaaccaAAAGAAGAGTGAAATTTGAgcaaaaagaagaaatgaagaaaaccCATTAAAGATTGAACAAAAAGATGAGAACCCAGAAAGTTATTTTTGTGAAAGCGAAAGAGTTGGTGGGTTTGCCTTCAGAGCAAGAAGTGCTAGTCTTGGCTTGTTTTCTGCGGCGTCTGTCCAtgccttctttcttctcttttcttttcaaaaagttGGTGGTAGTGAATTTGAGAGAATTTTAGACCGAACAGAGGGAGAGAAAACCCAAGTAAAGTTTGATGAGGgacaaaactaacaagaagAATTGGATTTAAATAGTTTCCCAAGAGGGATTTCAGGAAAAACAGATTGCTGGGGTTTTAAGGAGCTTATTTTTCAAAAACATGTTTCTTTAGAGAAGAGCTTGAATGCTTTGGAGAAGAAACCAATGGAAATATGGAATGGCAGGTCCTACCgaacaaacaaaatataattcTGTTGACTTGTAGTTGTCCCTGTAGTCTGTAGACAAGAGTTTACAAGGTCAAAGGGTTGTTGAATCCGCTCTTGTTAAATTTACGTGAATACCCTTTAAATTGTAggtgtaaatttttattttcttgtggtATTTGGGGCTTATCCGTATTTTGCCAAAGGGCTTTCTGATGGTAATACTTATACGAGGTGATGTGTCACGCTCCCAAGCTAACTAGTGCTGCATAATTCCCTAGGGTGAAACATGAGTGGCCATATAATTGGAAAATAATCACCATTAACTAATTAACTGATAAGATGTTACTCCTTCAGGTATTAGTTAGTACTCTAAATATCATTAATTAACACGTAATTCGATGCGGTTCTTGATTAGCACCATATCTAGTTAATCAGCTACTAAACAGTGAAGCTGTCTTGACAACTAGTTATTGAAATTGACTGGCACACAAAATACCTATAAGcacaaggggtgtgatatctacacacctctttttacttcttaaACACCgttttaattttcggccatcggatcggatgaattgaagaatatcaaaggacaaaaatcaacaagaggtgtgtgagaagtaaaaaagagtgtgtggatagcacacccctaagcACAAATAGACTACTTGCTAGAAAAGCAATATGTGCTCCCTGGGTTTGTATTGTAATCACATGAGGTGTGTCGtagtttgtttctttttgttttacatTCATATGCTGTTGAGTTTGTGTTTcgttttggtattttctttaaTAGGTGCATATATGGTGAGGTTTTTTGTATGTTACTCCAAGTGAaattttgtgtttgtgtgtTATTGGCTACTTCTGAATCTGTTTCATTGTTTTGGTAAATTGGTGATGG
Proteins encoded in this region:
- the LOC126628220 gene encoding transcription factor CPC-like, whose translation is MDRRRRKQAKTSTSCSEEVSSIEWEFINMTEQEEDLICRMYKLVGDRWALIAGRLPGRKAEEIERFWLMRHGEVFASRRRTELKTTNNRYNNS